A stretch of Scheffersomyces stipitis CBS 6054 chromosome 2, complete sequence DNA encodes these proteins:
- a CDS encoding predicted protein yields the protein MVACSDISYLSGMFSTLSCTSWIFAQLPQIIENYKNKSAEGISPTFLLLWFMGDFLSFTSCLLNDVVLQFQIYLSIFFLCNDITLCFQYYYYNSVYPRKHGLMYQPIATEAATFADAEGNAVDMHSSSNSVHIRHTRNSESKCPTPASNTSSTSSSYNSINDNKTSVLKVAAISTILNAGSSAAMPIFAKVSTDDDTDGYSGKETLALVLAWGCTLVYISSRCPQLYKNYLRKSVDGISPILFGAALLGNLTYTLSILTSCEFVFGDSKSEFIMKELPYILGSSGTIVFDVAYFYQKYLYRSTGKNTQVMTLENWSSIDMHNDSSENSALV from the coding sequence ATGGTAGCGTGCTCGGACATCTCGTATCTCTCAGGTATGTTCAGTACATTATCTTGTACTTCCTGGATCTTTGCCCAGCTACCTCAGATCATCGAaaactacaagaacaagtcaGCCGAAGGCATTTCGCCAACCTTTTTGTTGCTCTGGTTCATGGGCGATTTTTTAAGTTTCACCAGCTGTCTTTTGAACGACGTCGTCCTTCAGTTCCAGATCTATTTGagcatcttcttcttgtgcaACGATATTACTTTATGTTTCCAGtactactactacaacAGTGTTTATCCACGCAAACATGGATTGATGTACCAGCCCATAGCAACAGAAGCCGCAACATTTGCAGATGCAGAAGGGAATGCCGTGGACATGCATTCGAGCTCCAATTCTGTCCACATACGACACACCAGGAACTCCGAAAGCAAATGCCCTACGCCAGCAAGCAACACTAGTTCCACATCTAGTAGCTACAACTCTATAAACGACAACAAAACTTCAGTCCTCAAGGTAGCAGCTATCTCTACGATTCTCAATGCGGGAAGCTCAGCTGCTATGCCAATTTTTGCCAAAGTTCTGACAGATGACGATACCGACGGGTATTCTGGAAAAGAGACGTTAGCACTAGTACTCGCCTGGGGATGCACTTTAGTCTATATAAGCTCCAGATGCCCACAGCTATACAAAAACTACTTGAGAAAGTCGGTCGACGGAATATCACCAATTCTTTTCGGCGCTGCTCTTTTAGGCAATTTAACGTACACCCTCTCCATATTGACCAGCTGTGAATTTGTATTTGGCGATTCAAAGCTGGAGTTCATCATGAAAGAATTGCCCTATATACTAGGCTCGTCTGGAACCATCGTTTTTGACGTAGCCTATTTCTACCAGAAATACTTGTATAGATCCACAGGAAAAAATACCCAAGTCATGACGTTGGAAAACTGGAGCTCTATCGACATGCACAATGATAGCAGCGAAAACTCGGCCTTGGTATAG
- a CDS encoding hypothetica protein occurs 10 times (hypothetical protein; occurs 10 times in Pichia stipitis) gives MSNFSTNASSTGRSESPEEQTFSPITASLLAEAIREQANQLLEKQSDEFEAKFLSLQNQIHDILTLISAEKSGNRKGVSRNTDDSSTITSTNSDINLIQSSIESSSVLADDDLSVNISDPPKIEHSPSFKSSKHSAEKTFNLFERTNDTIRKSQKRFHESWRKLPKLNDSSVELWSRALQELNSDPDYKALSKANFKVDWNSFESRTGLHGNELKYYYDCWKDDLIAPYCNNTLSILAATRDHTVTLEDLIEYTSEHADDAKTMSILEEVQRRYRIDISCKDYVSELRGKNTHDYDRIIQFIDGIPSDLYGTISHYCNQRHDGNCIIAAATANFYYKEFMTKENFHYPTPNTFQKKMISTPGFSGKVLSDSSKSRTNSKHRKDRSNYNNYSQNKSSLENNQKSHRRQTDNVNHN, from the coding sequence ATGTCCAATTTTTCCACAAATGCTCTGTCGACTGGTAGATCGGAACTGCCAGAAGAACAGACATTCAGTCCCATCACTGCAAGTCTTCTCGCAGAAGCGATTAGGGAACAAGCAaatcaattgcttgagAAACAATCAGACGAATTTGAGGCTAAATTTCTACTGcttcaaaaccaaattcATGATATCCTAACGCTTATTTCTGCCGAGAAAAGTGGTAACAGAAAAGGAGTTTCGAGAAATACTGACGATTCTTCGACCATTACGAGTACTAATAGTGATATTAATCTTATTCAATCTAGTATTGAGTCTAGTTCGGTGCTCGCTGATGATGACTTAAGTGTAAACATCAGTGATCCACCTAAAATTGAACACTCTCCATCGTTTAAATCAAGTAAACATTCTGCTGAAAAAACATTCAATTTATTTGAAAGAACTAACGATACGATTCGAAAGTCTCAGAAACGCTTTCATGaatcttggagaaaatTACCCAAGCTCAATGATAGCAGCGTTGAACTCTGGTCCAGGGCTCTTCAGGAACTAAACAGTGACCCAGACTATAAAGCTTTGTCTAAGGCAAACTTCAAAGTAGACTGGAACAGTTTCGAATCCAGAACTGGACTCCATGGTAATGAACTTAAATACTACTACGATTGCTGGAAGGATGATCTCATTGCACCTTATTGCAATAATACTTTGAGTATTCTTGCTGCTACCCGAGATCATACTGTCACCCTTGAAGATCTAATTGAGTACACATCGGAGCATGCAGATGATGCTAAAACGATGTCTATACTTGAGGAAGTGCAACGACGCTACCGAATCGATATACTGTGTAAAGACTATGTCTCAGAATTGAGAGGCAAAAACACGCATGATTATGACCGTATAATTCAATTTATTGACGGTATTCCTTCCGACCTATATGGCACCATTAGTCACTACTGTAACCAAAGACACGATGGCAATTGTATAATAGCTGCCGCTACGGCCAATTTCTATTATAAAGAATTTATGACCAAGGAGAATTTTCATTACCCTACCCCCAACACTTtccaaaagaaaatgatcaGTACACCTGGTTTCTCTGGTAAAGTTTTATCTGATTCCTCTAAATCAAGAACGAATTCCAAACACAGAAAAGACAGGAGTAACTATAATAATTATTCTCAAAATAAACTGCTGTTGGAGAATAACCAGAAATCGCACAGAAGACAAACGGACAATGTTAATCACAACTAA
- the SIS2.2 gene encoding protein involved in cell cycle control and ion homeostasis, whose translation RETIRAGGAILQEKEREKQQQSHKVSHADTVIRNGGIGSNAQSPGTIDDSVRNDSVTSLDYTLKPPQTSSHHKAPSVHAHFYVDEAVKSAKNITRSRSGSNSGSDSAALHGLSVVTSPTLSAGSGSIYDKQPSSASTSTASIQRFNNSSTSISGSNNAIATPSSALGRNEQNANIDPRLPTDDGKIHILLGVCGALSTGKIKLIIAKLFEIYTPQKLSIQLILTKSSENFISPEAITHLETVKKIRIWRDADEWTTWKTRSDPVLHIELRRWADILIVCPLTANTLSKISLGLCDNLLTNVIRAWNTSYPILLAPAMVSYSYNAITTKRQLRLIGEEMPWIEVLKPVEKVVGSYGDIGMGGMMDWNEIVNKIVIKLGGYPDEEAEDEKNNEEAIEDDEDDNDNNNDDDEDDDEDDEDDEDDDDDDDDDDDDDDDEGGDDAKE comes from the exons AGAGAAACGATCCGAGCCGGTGGTGcgattcttcaagaaaaggAGCGTgaaaaacaacaacagagTCATAAAGTCAGTCATGCTGATACTGTAATTCGTAATGGTGGCATCGGCTCTAAT GCTCAAAGCCCCGGTACCATTGATGATTCTGTTAGGAACGATTCTGTCACTTCGCTCGACTACACATTGAAACCTCCACAGACTTCTTCGCACCACAAAGCTCCTTCTGTACATGCGCATTTCTACGTAGATGAAGCTGTGAAGTCAGCTAAAAACATCACCAGATCGAGAAGTGGCTCTAACAGTGGTAGCGATCTGGCAGCTTTGCATGGACTTAGTGTAGTCACTAGTCCTACTCTTTCAGCTGGATCTGGACTGATTTATGATAAACAGCCTTCTTCGgcttctacttctacagCATCTATACAAAGATTCAACAATAGTAGCACCAGCATCTCTGGCAGTAACAATGCCATAGCTACGCCTTCTTCAGCTCTTGGGCGGAACGAACAGAATGCCAACATCGATCCACGTTTGCCTACAGACGACGGCAAGATCCATATTCTCTTGGGGGTGTGTGGAGCTCTTTCGACTGGCAAGATAAAGCTCATCATAGCCAAGTTGTTCGAGATCTATACCCCTCAGAAACTTCTGATCCAGTTGATATTGACCAAATCCAGCGAAAACTTCATTTCGCCAGAAGCAATCACCCACTTGGAAACagtcaagaagatcagaaTATGGAGAGATGCCGATGAGTGGACGACGTGGAAAACTAGGCTGGACCCGGTTCTTCACATAGAATTGCGTCGTTGGGCAGATATCTTAATTGTTTGTCCCTTGACGGCAAACACCTTATCCAAGATATCACTTGGGCTTTGTGACAACTTACTTACTAATGTAATACGAGCTTGGAACACGTCATATCCAATACTATTGGCTCCGGCTATGGTCAGCTACTCATACAATGCCATCACTACCAAGAGGCAGTTGCGTTTGATAGGGGAAGAAATGCCGTGGATAGAAGTATTGAAACCAGTAGAAAAAGTCGTAGGCAGTTACGGTGACATCGGTATGGGGGGAATGATGGATTGGAACGAAATCGTAAACAAGATAGTAATCAAGTTGGGTGGTTATCCTGATGAGGAAGCGGAGGATGAGAAAAATAAcgaagaagcaattgaagacgacgaagatgataACGATAATAACaatgacgacgatgaagacgacgatgaagatgacgaggacgatgaagacgatgacgacgatgatgatgatgatgatgatgatgatgacgacgaagGCGGAGATGACGCCAAAGAA